The following coding sequences are from one Salvia hispanica cultivar TCC Black 2014 chromosome 3, UniMelb_Shisp_WGS_1.0, whole genome shotgun sequence window:
- the LOC125211440 gene encoding uncharacterized protein LOC125211440 isoform X2, producing the protein MEALSSSGLQIKRFSDRSSAIQTAKISNKHCAVFKISPSFSKTQSLRCVSRVSADASDHGEEDSRLDSDNGVVRFVSDQTLSLSEGNSPDLQQSGSPDINLTTPPLLGSYGTSSGGGTRAGLFRTPISGGVQSATSAHGLPRPALAVRNLMEQARFAHLCTVMSRMHHRREGYPFGSLVDFAPDPMGHPIFSFSPLAIHTRNLLADPKCTVVVQTPGWSGLSNARVTIFGDVYPLPEDQQEWAHKQYIEKHLQGPSQQWGNFYYFRMQNISDIYFIGGFGTVAWVDVKEYEDLRPDQIAVDGGEQNLKELNAIFSKPLRELLSKEAEEVDDAAFISIDSKGVDIRVRQGAQFNVQRISFEDGQGVETLEEAKRALWRLMNGGRMQNLQK; encoded by the exons ATGGAAGCACTATCGAGTTCCGGTTTGCAAATTAAGAGGTTCTCAGACAGGTCATCAGCAATTCAGACGGCTAAAATCAGCAACAAACATTGCGCTGTTTTCAAAATCTCTCCCAGCTTCAGTAAAACGCAGTCGTTGCGATGTGTTTCTCGAGTTTCTGCGGACGCCTCAGACCACGGCGAAGAAGACAGCCGCTTGGATAGCGATAACGGCGTCGTGCGTTTCGTGTCAGACCaaactctctctttatctgag GGTAATTCACCAGATCTCCAACAAAGTGGCTCACCGGATATAAATTTGACGACACCTCCTCTTTTGGGATCATATGGAACAAGTAGTGGGGGAGGTACAAGAGCTGGACTTTTCAGGACACCTATATCTGGAGGGGTGCAAAGTGCCACCTCTGCTCATGGCTTACCAAGACCAGCCTTAGCTGTCAGAAATTTAATGGAACAG GCTAGGTTTGCCCACCTGTGTACTGTGATGTCACGCATGCACCACCGCCGAGAGGGTTATCCATTTGGCTCACTCGTAGATTTTGCGCCAGATCCTATGGGAC ATCCAATATTTTCGTTCTCACCGTTGGCCATACACACTAGGAACTTGCTAGCCGATCCAAAATGCACAGTAGTTGTGCAG aCTCCTGGATGGAGTGGCTTGTCAAATGCACGGGTGACAATCTTTGGCGACGTATACCCCCTCCCAGAGGACCAGCAG GAATGGGCTCATAAACAATACATAGAGAAACACCTGCAAGGACCTTCTCAGCAGTGGGGAAATTTCTACTATTTTCGGATGCAAAACATAAG tgatatatattttattggagGCTTTGGAACTGTTGCTTGGGTCGATGTTAAAGAGTATGAAGATCTTAGACCTGATCAAATTGCTGTTGATGGTGGTGAACAGAATCTAAAG GAGCTAAATGCAATCTTCTCAAAACCCTTGAGAGAGCTTTTATCCAAAGAAGCTGAGGAGGTAGATGATGCTGCTTTTATATCGATAGACAGCAAGGGGGTTGATATCCGTGTCCGCCAAGGGGCTCAG TTCAACGTTCA
- the LOC125211440 gene encoding uncharacterized protein LOC125211440 isoform X1: protein MEALSSSGLQIKRFSDRSSAIQTAKISNKHCAVFKISPSFSKTQSLRCVSRVSADASDHGEEDSRLDSDNGVVRFVSDQTLSLSESMNGYFKRLVRLCCDGLSHILKGNSPDLQQSGSPDINLTTPPLLGSYGTSSGGGTRAGLFRTPISGGVQSATSAHGLPRPALAVRNLMEQARFAHLCTVMSRMHHRREGYPFGSLVDFAPDPMGHPIFSFSPLAIHTRNLLADPKCTVVVQTPGWSGLSNARVTIFGDVYPLPEDQQEWAHKQYIEKHLQGPSQQWGNFYYFRMQNISDIYFIGGFGTVAWVDVKEYEDLRPDQIAVDGGEQNLKELNAIFSKPLRELLSKEAEEVDDAAFISIDSKGVDIRVRQGAQFNVQRISFEDGQGVETLEEAKRALWRLMNGGRMQNLQK, encoded by the exons ATGGAAGCACTATCGAGTTCCGGTTTGCAAATTAAGAGGTTCTCAGACAGGTCATCAGCAATTCAGACGGCTAAAATCAGCAACAAACATTGCGCTGTTTTCAAAATCTCTCCCAGCTTCAGTAAAACGCAGTCGTTGCGATGTGTTTCTCGAGTTTCTGCGGACGCCTCAGACCACGGCGAAGAAGACAGCCGCTTGGATAGCGATAACGGCGTCGTGCGTTTCGTGTCAGACCaaactctctctttatctgag TCCATGAATGGATATTTCAAACGGCTTGTTCGGCTTTGTTGTGATGGCCTCTCTCATATCCTGAAGGGTAATTCACCAGATCTCCAACAAAGTGGCTCACCGGATATAAATTTGACGACACCTCCTCTTTTGGGATCATATGGAACAAGTAGTGGGGGAGGTACAAGAGCTGGACTTTTCAGGACACCTATATCTGGAGGGGTGCAAAGTGCCACCTCTGCTCATGGCTTACCAAGACCAGCCTTAGCTGTCAGAAATTTAATGGAACAG GCTAGGTTTGCCCACCTGTGTACTGTGATGTCACGCATGCACCACCGCCGAGAGGGTTATCCATTTGGCTCACTCGTAGATTTTGCGCCAGATCCTATGGGAC ATCCAATATTTTCGTTCTCACCGTTGGCCATACACACTAGGAACTTGCTAGCCGATCCAAAATGCACAGTAGTTGTGCAG aCTCCTGGATGGAGTGGCTTGTCAAATGCACGGGTGACAATCTTTGGCGACGTATACCCCCTCCCAGAGGACCAGCAG GAATGGGCTCATAAACAATACATAGAGAAACACCTGCAAGGACCTTCTCAGCAGTGGGGAAATTTCTACTATTTTCGGATGCAAAACATAAG tgatatatattttattggagGCTTTGGAACTGTTGCTTGGGTCGATGTTAAAGAGTATGAAGATCTTAGACCTGATCAAATTGCTGTTGATGGTGGTGAACAGAATCTAAAG GAGCTAAATGCAATCTTCTCAAAACCCTTGAGAGAGCTTTTATCCAAAGAAGCTGAGGAGGTAGATGATGCTGCTTTTATATCGATAGACAGCAAGGGGGTTGATATCCGTGTCCGCCAAGGGGCTCAG TTCAACGTTCA